The sequence below is a genomic window from Deltaproteobacteria bacterium.
GCGCGACCACGCGGCCGCTGCTCGTGAAGCTCTCGCCGAACGTGACCTCGATCGCGGAGATGGCGCGCGTCTGCGAGGGAGAGGGCGCGGACGGCCTGTCGCTGATCAACGCGGTGCAGGGGCTTTTGGTCGACGTGCACCGGCGTCGGACCGTGCTCCGCAACGGCCTCGGCGGTCTCTCCGGGCCGGCGATCCTGCCGATCGCCCTGCGCATGGTGTTCCAGGCCGCGCGCGCGGTGAAGCTGCCGATCTGCGGGATCGGCGGCATCGCGTCGGGCGAGGACGCGGTGGCGTTCCTGCTCTGCGGCGCGAGCGCCGTCCAGGTCGGCACGATCACCTACACCCAGCCGGGCGCCGGGATCGAGATCCGCGACGGGATCGAGGCGTACTGCCGCCAGCACGGCGTCGCCCGGGTGCGGGATCTGATCGGCGCGCTCGAGCCGTGGCCCGCCGGCTAGCCGTCTCCGCCGGAAACGGACCGGAATTCAAGCGCATGGAAGTTGCCGGCCGGGGGGGCTTTTGATATCTCTCCGACGCTCTTCGGCACCGGGATTTCCGGAGAAGGTGGGCGGTGCGTCCGCCTTTTTTTGTCGCTGCAGATCGAGCGACGGGTCTTTTCCAGCACTCGAGTGAAGGCTTGGTGATTTCGCAGAACTTCGCGATGTACAAAGACATTCCCGCAGATCTTCGACGAGTCGTCGAGCCCGTCGTGCAGGCGCATGGGCTGGAGCTCGTCGACGCGGGAATCGGACGCGGGCCGACGCGGTCGCTCGTCCGCATCGTGGTCGATACGCCCGTCGGAGACGGGCGGGTCCTGGTCGACGAGTGCGCCGCGATCTCGCGCGAGGTAGGGCACGGCCTCGACGTCTCCGAGCTGATCCCCGCCGCGTACACGCTCGAGGTCTGCTCGCCCGGAGTCGACCGCACGCTCGGCCGCGAGATCGATTTCACGCGCGCGGTCGGTCGCCGCGTGGCGATCGAGACGCGCGCAGCGCTCGCCGGCCGGCGCCGCTTCAAAGGCGAGCTGGTGGATTTCGACGGTGCGCTCGCCACCGTGCGCAGCGAGGGCCGGGATTTCGAGATTCCGTTCGAGGTCATCGATCGCGCGAAGGCGTTCTTTCCCTTCGGCGCGCCGCAAAAGCCCAAGAGGTGAATCGTGGAGCTCGATCTCAATCGCATCATCGATCAAGTGGTCAAGGACAAGGGCATCCGACGCGAGGTCGTGATCGACACGCTCGAGAAGGCGTTGCTCGCCGCGGCCCGACGCAAATACGGCGCCGAGCGCGAGATCGAGGCGCAGTTCAACGCCGAGACCGGTGAGGTCGAGCTCTTCGAGTTCAAGACCGTGGTGGCCGGCGAGCCGGCGAGCGACGCGGAGATCGGTCTGCAGGACGCGCTGCAACACGACCCCGACGCCGAGGCCGACGACCAGATCGGCATCAAGATTCCGACCGCGGAGTTCGGGCGGATCGCCGCGCAGACCGCCAAGCAGGTCATCATCCAGGAGGTTCGCGGCGCCGAGCGGCAGAACGTCTTCGACGAGTACAAGGATCGAAAGGGCGAGATCGTGCACGGCACCGTGCGCCGGATCGAGAAGGGCAACCTGATCGTCGATCTCGGCCGAGCGGAGGCGATCCTTCCCCGCAAGGAGCAGGTGCCGCGCGAGATGTTCCGCGTGAACGAGCGCATCCGCGCCTACGTCCAGGACGTGCTGAAGGAATCCAAGGGTCCGCAGATCGTCCTCTCGCGCGCGTGCACCGAGTTCCTGACCAAGCTCTTCGAGCAGGAGGTGCCCGAGATCTACGAGGGCATCGTGCGCATCGAGGCGGCCGCTCGCGAGCCCGGTGCGCGCTCGAAGATCGCCGTGGTCTCCAAGGACAGCGACGTCGATCCGGTCGGCGCTTGCGTGGGCATGCGCGGCAGTCGCGTGCAGGCCGTGGTCCAGGAGCTGCGCGGCGAGAAGGTCGACATCGTGCCCTGGAGCGCGGATCCGGTGCGCTACGTGGTCGCGGCGCTCGCGCCCGCGCAGGTCGTGCGCATCATGGTCGACGACGAGAAGCGCTCGATGGACGTGATCGTGCCCGACGACCAGCTCTCGCTCGCGATCGGTCGCAAGGGACAGAACGTGCGGCTCGCGGTGCAGCTCACGCGCTGGAAGATCGACATCAAGAGCGAGACCTACATGCGCGAGGTCCAGGCCGATCTGGCCGCGGCGCTCTCGGTCGTCCCGACCGCGGGAGAGTACGAGGCGAAGCTCCTGCTCGACGACGGCGTGGCGAGCCTGGACGAGCTCGCCGCGGCCGAGACGACGCAGCTGACGTCGGTGCTCGGGATCTCGGAAACCGACGCGACGGCCGTGCGCCAGCACGCGCGCGAGCTGTCGGTCGAGAAGCAGAAGCGGGCGGCCGAGGCGGCTGCGCTTGCGGCCGCGAGCGCAGCGGAGGCGGGTGGCTCCGGCGGCAGCGGTTCGGCAGGCGCGTGACCGGCGTCCGCGCCGGGAAAGGCTGAATGAGGATGGCCAAGGGGATGAGAGCGTACAAACTCGCGGAGGAGCTCGGGCTCACCCGCGAGGACCTCATCAAGAAGGCGGCGGAGATCGGAATCGAGATCCGCAACCCGATGGCCACGATCGACGACGATCAGGCCAGCACCATCCGGCGCAAGTTCGCGGCGGGCTCCGAGACGGAGACGGTGCAGAAGCGCGTGGGCTCCGGCGTGATCCGCCGGCGCAAGCGCAAGACCGAGTCCGAAGCCGACGAGGTGCAGGGCTCGGGCGTCGAGACGGAGGCCGGCTCGGTCGAGCCGGAGCCGCTCGCCGCCAGCGACGCGGTCGCGCCGGAGGCGCCCCCCGAGGTCGAGCTGCCCGGCGCCCTGCCGCCGCAGATCGAAGAGGCTCCTACGATCGCGGCGTCGGCCGCACCCGAGCCGCGACCCGCGGACCGATCGATCGCGCGGGTGACGACGCCGGTGGTCGTGGTCGAGGACCCGCTGCTCGCGGCGGGAGCGCCTGCAGCGCCGGCCGCGGAGCCGACCTCGCCAAGGCGCGGCGTGGCGATTCCGCCGCCGCGCGAGATCGAGCCCGAGCCTGAGAGCGCGCCTTTCGGAGCCGGGCCCGGCCGCGGCAAGCCGGCGCGGCCGGCGCGCCCCGCGCGCGCGGACCTGACGCTTCGGGAGCAGGAGACGATCGCGCGAATGATGCGCGGCGGGAACGTGCAGGCGCAGCTCGAGCGACGGCGAATGCTCGTCGAGCAGCAGTCGAGGGCGCAGCCGCAGCGAAGGCGGACCGCGACGCCGGTGCGCAAGGGGCCCCAGCCCGCGCCGGGCGACGTGAGGCGGGTCGTGAAGGTCGGCGCGCGAATCGCCATTGTCGAGCTCTCGCGCCAGACCGGGCTGAAGCTTCGAGATCTGCATCGCCGAGCCCGCGCGCTCGAGCCGTCGCACGCCGAGGACGACTTCCTCGAGGGCGATCTGGCAGCGCTGATCGCCGAGGACCTCGGCTGCGAGGTCCAGCGCATCACGTCGGAGGTCGAGCGCGCGCTCGCCGCGACGCGCGCGCCCGGAGCGCCCGGCGAGGGTGAGCTGCGACCGCCGGTCGTCACCGTCATGGGGCACGTCGATCACGGAAAGACGTCGCTGCTCGACACGATCCGCAAGACCAAGGTCGCGGCGGGCGAGGCCGGCGGAATCACCCAGCACATCGGCGCGTATCAGGCGCGCAGCAGCGACGGCAGCGTGGTGACGTTCATCGACACGCCCGGCCACGCCGCGTTCTCGCAGATGCGCGCGCGCGGAGCACAGGTGACGGACGTCGTCGTGCTCGTCGTCGCGGCGGACGATGGAGTGATGCCGCAGACGATCGAGGCGATCGCGCACGCCAAGGCCGCGGGCGTTCCGATCCTGGTCGCCGTGAACAAGGTCGACAAGGCGGACGCGAATCCGCAGCGGGTGCGTCAGGCGCTGCTCGAGCATGGTCTGGTCTCCGAGGATTTCGGCGGCGAGACGATCTGTGTCGACGTCTCCGCGACCAAGGGCACCGGCGTCGACAAGCTGCTCGAGATGATCGCGCTCCAGGCGGAGGTGCTCGAGCTGCGCGCGAATCCGAAGGCTCCGGCGCGCGGCGTCGTCGTCGAGGCGGAGCTCGATCGCGGCCGGGGGGCGCTCGCGACGGTGCTGGTGCGCGAGGGAACGCTCCGGCCCGGGGACTCGATCGTGGCCGGGGGCGTCTACGGGCGGGTCCGCTCGCTGATCGACGCCGACGGCAGCACGCTGAAGGAGGCCGGCCCATCCGCGCCGGTGCGGATCGTCGGGCTCTCGGGCGTGCCGCTCGCCGGTGACGAGCTTCTCGTCGTGAAGAACGAGCGCGAAGCCAAGCAGATCGCCGACCACCGGCTCGAGCTCGAGCAGAAGAAGGCCGCGCAGGCGGCCGAGGAGACCCGGCCGAGCGCGCTCAGCGCCGAGCTGCTCTTCGCGCGAATGGAGGGCACCGGAGAGCGGGAGCTCTTCGCGGTCGTGAAGGCCGACGTTCAGGGCACCGTCGAGGCGATCCGCGAGGCGCTGGCGAAGCTCTCGACCGAGAAGGTGAAGCTCTCCGTGATCCACCACGGTGTCGGCGGGGTCAAGGAGAGCGACGTCATGCTCGCGGCCGCGTCGAAGGCGGTGATCTTCGCCTTCCACGTCCGGCCCGAGCCCGCGGCGCGCAAGCTCGCCGAGCGCGAAGGCGTCACGATTCGCAGCTTCGACATCGTCTACGAGCTGCTCGACGACGCGATCCTGCTCATGCGCGGCCTGCTGCCGCCCAAGGAGTCCGAGAAGCGGCTCGGCACCGCTCTGGTGAAGGAGCTGTTCCACATTCCGAAGCTCGGCACGATCGCCGGCTGCGCGATCGAGGACGGCAAGATCTCGCGCTCGGCGCGCGCGCGAATCCTGCGCGACGGCGTCGTGATCTACGCCGGCAAGCTCTCGTCGCTGCGGCGCTTCAAGGACGACGTGCGCGAGGTGGTGGCGCCGCTGGAGTGTGGAATCGGGATCGAGAACTACAACGACGTGAAGGTCGGGGACCGGATCGAGGCCTTCGAGATCGAGCAGACGCCCGACTCGCTCTAGCGATGCTGATCGCGGCGGCGCTGATCGAGCTCGAGCTCCTGGAATCGGAGACCATCAAGGACCGCCGGCGCGTCGCGAACTCGATCAAGGACCGCGTGCGACAGCGCTTCAACGTCTCGGTCGCGGAGGTCGCCGATCAGGACGAGCGCCACTCGGTCTGCATCGGCTGCGTGATGGTCGGGATCGATCCCCGGCACCTGCGCGAGGGAATGGAGAAGGTGATCCACTACGTCGAGAGCCTGGGTCTGGGCGAGGTCGTCTCCGACGACGTCACGGTCGTGCGCCTCGACGAGGTCGAGGAGCTCGAGGACGACGACGGCGGAGCCAACGCGTGAAGCACACCCAGGCCCGACTCGGGCACGAGATCCGCGAGCGGATCGCGACCATCCTGCGCCAGCGCGTCGGCGATCCCCGGCTCGCCGAGGTGAGCGTGAACGAGGTGCGCGTCGCCCCCGACGGCAGCTATGCGCGGGTCTACTGGGGGACGCTGGGCCCGGTGGCCGCCGCGAAAGAGGCGATCGAGAAGGCGAAGCCGTACCTTCGCCGCTGTCTGGCTGCGGAGCTCCAGATTCGCCGCGTTCCGGAGCTCGACTTCCGGCTCGACGAGACGCTCGCGCGCGCGGAGCGCGTCGAGGGCGTGTTGCGGGAGCTCGAGCAGGAGCGAGTCGCGAAGCAGAAGAAGGAGGAGCCCGCGTGATCGACGGCTTCCTGGTGATCGACAAGCCGGCCGGCGTCACCTCGCACGACGTCGTGCAGGAGGTGCGGCGCTGGGCCAAGCAGCGCCGCGTCGGGCATCTGGGCACGCTCGATCCGCTGGCGACGGGCGTGCTGCCGATCGCGCTCGGCGAGGCGACCAAGCTCTCGCAGCTGCTCACGCACGGCGAGAAGAGCTATCGGGGCAAGCTCAGGCTCGGCATCGAGACCACCACCTACGATCGCGAGGGCGAGATCACGCGCGAGACCTCGGGGCCGTGGCCGGACGCCGAAGCGCTCGAGCGCGCGCTCGAGGCGTTCCGCGGCGAGATCGAGCAGGTCCCGCCGCCGTACTCCGCGGTGAAGACCGGGGGCGAAGCCGCATATCGACGGGCGCGTCGCGGCGAGGAGGTGGTGCTCGAGCCTCGCCGGGTGACCATCCGCCGGCTCGAGCTGGTCGCCTACGAGCCGCCCTTCGTCACGATCGAGGTCGACTGCAGCTCGGGAACCTACCTGCGCTCGATGGCGCACGACCTCGGGCGCGCGCTCGGGGTGGGCGCGCACCTCTGGGAGCTGTGCCGGACGCGCAGCGGACCGTTCACCTCGGCCCAGGCGGTCCCGCTCGCCGAGCTTGAGGCGCTGGGCCACGAGCGGGTGATCCCGATGATCGCAGCGACGGGCCTCCCCACCTTCGAGGTCGATGCGCGGACCTCCCGGCGGGTGGCGAACGGCGTGCAGCTGGGCCGCAGCGAGGTCAAGGGCGCGCCGACCGAGGGCGTGATGCAGCTGGTCCACGCCGGAGGCCTGGTCGCCCTGGTCGAGGCCCAGCGCGGCATCCCCGAGCTCCGCACGATTCGGGTCTTCCTCGAGGGCAGCGAAGGCTAGAGTCGCATTTGTGCATTGCGGGCCTCCGGCCGGCTCTGCTATACACCGTCGCAATTCCAGAAGGTAGAAACTTGCTGAACGCCGAACGCCGGCACGAGATCGTTGCCCAGCACCAGCGCAAGCCCGGGGACACCGGGTCCTGCGAGGTGCAGATCGCGCTCCTCTCCGAGCGCGTCACTCAGCTCACTGACCATCTCCAGGTCCACGTGAAGGACCACCACTCGCGCCGCGGGCTGCTGATGCTCGTGAGCCAGAGGCGAAGCCTGCTCGACTACCTTCGACGGAACGATGAGGGTCGCTACCAGTCCTTGATCGACAAGCTGGGACTGCGTCGATAATTGGTTTTCGCCCGGGGTTGGAGCCGCGACGCGAGTCCGGCTGGATCGGGTCATTGGATGCGAGATGTGGGATGAGCCATGAGCGCTGCCCCTGAATCCTCAGGGCATGGCGGCGCTCGTCGCTCATTCCGCAATTCCCCCCTTTGCCAACCCCGCCCGCATCTCGTGCCGCAAACAGCAGAGAAAGCGCGGTGGACGCAGGTGCGTCCAGCCGCCGGAAGCAGGTAAAGGAAAGAATGGAAACGGTTCAAGCAACGGTAGACGGCAAGGTCATCTCGATCGAGACCGGCAGACTTGCCAAGCAGTCGAACGGGTCGGTGCTGGTCACACAGGGAAAGTCCGCGGTGTTGGTCACCGTGAACTCCGCAAAGCCCAGAGACGGGATCGACTTCTTCCCGCTCACGGTCGACTACCTGGAGAAGATCTACGCGGCCGGGAAGATCCCGGGCGGCTTCTTCAAGCGCGAGCGCGGCATGACGGAGCGCGAGGTCCTGACCTCCCGCTTCATCGATCGCGCGCTGCGCCCGCTCTTCCCGGACGGCTATCGCGACGAGACCCAGGTCACGGCGCAGGTGCTCTCCGCGGATCGCGACTACGACACGGACGTGCTGGCCTTCGTCGGCGCGTCGGCCGCGGTGATGATCAGCGACGTGCCGTTCCCGGCGCCGATCGCGGCGGTGCGCGTCTCGCGCGTCGACGGCAAGCTGATCGCGAACGGGACGCTGGCCGAGATCGAGGCCGCCGACCTGAACATCATCGTCGCGGGCTCGCGCGACGCGCTGGTCATGGTCGAGGGCGGCGCGAAGCAGGTCTCCGAGGCGGCGGTGCTCGAGGCGCTGCGCTTCGGTCACCGCGAGATCACCAAGCTGATCGAGGCGCAGGAGCAGCTGGTCGCGAAGGCGGGCAAGGCCAAGCGGGTTCCGCCCGCGTCGAAGCGCGACGCGGAGCTCGAGCGCAAGATCGAGGCGATGGCGCTCGATCGCATCCGCGCGGCCTCGCAGAAGACCGAGAAGAAGGAGCGCTACAAGGCCTTCGACGCGATCGACGCCGAGGTCATCGCCGCCTTCGTCACCCCGTTCCGCGAGGCGAAGCGCGAGCTCGGGACGCTCGCGCAGGTCGAAGCGGCGCAGTCGGCGGGCCGCAAGCTCGCCAGCGACGTGAAGGACATCCTGCACGACCTGCGCGGCCGCGCGATGCGCGAGGACATCCTCGACGGAAAGCCGCGCATCGACGGGCGCTCGACCACCGACATCCGGAAGATCACGTGCAGCGTCTCGGAGCTCTCCGGCGCGCACGGCTCGGCGCTCTTCACGCGCGGCGAGACGCAGGCGCTGGTGACGGCGACGCTGGGCGGGAAGCGCGACGAGCAGATGATCGAGGGCCTGAAGGACACGCTCTATCGCAAGTTCTTCATGCACTACAACTTCCTGCCGTTCTCGACCGGTGAGGTCCGCCCGCTGCGCGCGCCGAACCGGCGCGAGCAGGGTCACGGAGCGCTGGCCGAGCGCGCGGTGAAGATGGTCCTGCCCGAGGGCGAGGACACGCCGTTCACGATTCGCGTGGTCTCGGAGATCCTCGAGTCCAACGGCAGCTCGTCGATGGCCTCGGTCTGCGGCGGGGCGCTGGCGCTGATGGACGCGGGCATCCAGATCCAGGCACCGGTCGCGGGCATCGCGATGGGCCTGATCACCGACGGCAAGCGCCATGCGGTGCTCTCCGACATCCTCGGCGACGAGGACCACCTCGGCGACATGGACTTCAAGGTGGCCGGCTCCGCGCAGGGCATCACCGCGATCCAGATGGACCTCAAGATCGAGGGCCTCGACTGGGCCGTGATGGAGAAGGCGCTCGAG
It includes:
- a CDS encoding ribosome maturation factor RimP, giving the protein MVISQNFAMYKDIPADLRRVVEPVVQAHGLELVDAGIGRGPTRSLVRIVVDTPVGDGRVLVDECAAISREVGHGLDVSELIPAAYTLEVCSPGVDRTLGREIDFTRAVGRRVAIETRAALAGRRRFKGELVDFDGALATVRSEGRDFEIPFEVIDRAKAFFPFGAPQKPKR
- the nusA gene encoding transcription termination/antitermination protein NusA; amino-acid sequence: MVELDLNRIIDQVVKDKGIRREVVIDTLEKALLAAARRKYGAEREIEAQFNAETGEVELFEFKTVVAGEPASDAEIGLQDALQHDPDAEADDQIGIKIPTAEFGRIAAQTAKQVIIQEVRGAERQNVFDEYKDRKGEIVHGTVRRIEKGNLIVDLGRAEAILPRKEQVPREMFRVNERIRAYVQDVLKESKGPQIVLSRACTEFLTKLFEQEVPEIYEGIVRIEAAAREPGARSKIAVVSKDSDVDPVGACVGMRGSRVQAVVQELRGEKVDIVPWSADPVRYVVAALAPAQVVRIMVDDEKRSMDVIVPDDQLSLAIGRKGQNVRLAVQLTRWKIDIKSETYMREVQADLAAALSVVPTAGEYEAKLLLDDGVASLDELAAAETTQLTSVLGISETDATAVRQHARELSVEKQKRAAEAAALAAASAAEAGGSGGSGSAGA
- the infB gene encoding translation initiation factor IF-2, with amino-acid sequence MRMAKGMRAYKLAEELGLTREDLIKKAAEIGIEIRNPMATIDDDQASTIRRKFAAGSETETVQKRVGSGVIRRRKRKTESEADEVQGSGVETEAGSVEPEPLAASDAVAPEAPPEVELPGALPPQIEEAPTIAASAAPEPRPADRSIARVTTPVVVVEDPLLAAGAPAAPAAEPTSPRRGVAIPPPREIEPEPESAPFGAGPGRGKPARPARPARADLTLREQETIARMMRGGNVQAQLERRRMLVEQQSRAQPQRRRTATPVRKGPQPAPGDVRRVVKVGARIAIVELSRQTGLKLRDLHRRARALEPSHAEDDFLEGDLAALIAEDLGCEVQRITSEVERALAATRAPGAPGEGELRPPVVTVMGHVDHGKTSLLDTIRKTKVAAGEAGGITQHIGAYQARSSDGSVVTFIDTPGHAAFSQMRARGAQVTDVVVLVVAADDGVMPQTIEAIAHAKAAGVPILVAVNKVDKADANPQRVRQALLEHGLVSEDFGGETICVDVSATKGTGVDKLLEMIALQAEVLELRANPKAPARGVVVEAELDRGRGALATVLVREGTLRPGDSIVAGGVYGRVRSLIDADGSTLKEAGPSAPVRIVGLSGVPLAGDELLVVKNEREAKQIADHRLELEQKKAAQAAEETRPSALSAELLFARMEGTGERELFAVVKADVQGTVEAIREALAKLSTEKVKLSVIHHGVGGVKESDVMLAAASKAVIFAFHVRPEPAARKLAEREGVTIRSFDIVYELLDDAILLMRGLLPPKESEKRLGTALVKELFHIPKLGTIAGCAIEDGKISRSARARILRDGVVIYAGKLSSLRRFKDDVREVVAPLECGIGIENYNDVKVGDRIEAFEIEQTPDSL
- a CDS encoding DUF503 domain-containing protein, which translates into the protein MLIAAALIELELLESETIKDRRRVANSIKDRVRQRFNVSVAEVADQDERHSVCIGCVMVGIDPRHLREGMEKVIHYVESLGLGEVVSDDVTVVRLDEVEELEDDDGGANA
- the rbfA gene encoding 30S ribosome-binding factor RbfA; its protein translation is MHRLRDGRDRSPAPARGNGEGDPLRREPGSGRGRLRRRHGRAPRRGRGARGRRRRSQRVKHTQARLGHEIRERIATILRQRVGDPRLAEVSVNEVRVAPDGSYARVYWGTLGPVAAAKEAIEKAKPYLRRCLAAELQIRRVPELDFRLDETLARAERVEGVLRELEQERVAKQKKEEPA
- the truB gene encoding tRNA pseudouridine(55) synthase TruB produces the protein MSGCGAPDSPRSGARLPARRDARARGARRGRVAGARAGASREAEEGGARVIDGFLVIDKPAGVTSHDVVQEVRRWAKQRRVGHLGTLDPLATGVLPIALGEATKLSQLLTHGEKSYRGKLRLGIETTTYDREGEITRETSGPWPDAEALERALEAFRGEIEQVPPPYSAVKTGGEAAYRRARRGEEVVLEPRRVTIRRLELVAYEPPFVTIEVDCSSGTYLRSMAHDLGRALGVGAHLWELCRTRSGPFTSAQAVPLAELEALGHERVIPMIAATGLPTFEVDARTSRRVANGVQLGRSEVKGAPTEGVMQLVHAGGLVALVEAQRGIPELRTIRVFLEGSEG
- the rpsO gene encoding 30S ribosomal protein S15, which produces MLNAERRHEIVAQHQRKPGDTGSCEVQIALLSERVTQLTDHLQVHVKDHHSRRGLLMLVSQRRSLLDYLRRNDEGRYQSLIDKLGLRR
- the pnp gene encoding polyribonucleotide nucleotidyltransferase, yielding METVQATVDGKVISIETGRLAKQSNGSVLVTQGKSAVLVTVNSAKPRDGIDFFPLTVDYLEKIYAAGKIPGGFFKRERGMTEREVLTSRFIDRALRPLFPDGYRDETQVTAQVLSADRDYDTDVLAFVGASAAVMISDVPFPAPIAAVRVSRVDGKLIANGTLAEIEAADLNIIVAGSRDALVMVEGGAKQVSEAAVLEALRFGHREITKLIEAQEQLVAKAGKAKRVPPASKRDAELERKIEAMALDRIRAASQKTEKKERYKAFDAIDAEVIAAFVTPFREAKRELGTLAQVEAAQSAGRKLASDVKDILHDLRGRAMREDILDGKPRIDGRSTTDIRKITCSVSELSGAHGSALFTRGETQALVTATLGGKRDEQMIEGLKDTLYRKFFMHYNFLPFSTGEVRPLRAPNRREQGHGALAERAVKMVLPEGEDTPFTIRVVSEILESNGSSSMASVCGGALALMDAGIQIQAPVAGIAMGLITDGKRHAVLSDILGDEDHLGDMDFKVAGSAQGITAIQMDLKIEGLDWAVMEKALEQARQGRLHILKRMAEETADALPGFLPRADLSENAPRIAVVWIKPDRIRDLIGPGGKVIRGIQETTGAKVDVDDSGRCMIFAPNRETLLKCQGMVEEVTQEAEIGRLYVGKVKKITDFGAFVEIFPGTDGLLHISELAERRIAKVEDVCVEGDEVLVKCLDVDPSGKIRLSRRAALAEQIELSRA